A genomic stretch from Lathyrus oleraceus cultivar Zhongwan6 chromosome 2, CAAS_Psat_ZW6_1.0, whole genome shotgun sequence includes:
- the LOC127121184 gene encoding probable sphingolipid transporter spinster homolog 2: protein MCIPGGYALGYVYGGLVGSHFGWRYAFWVEAILMLPFAILGFVMKPLQLKGFVPADSKKVSALETVTLGVQDAEASNGNNESHEPSK from the exons ATGTGTATACCAGGGGGATATGCACTTGGCTATGTCTATGGTGGTTTG GTTGGAAGTCATTTTGGTTGGCGTTATGCATTTTGGGTGGAGGCAATATTGATGCTTCCATTTGCTATTTTGGGATTTGTTATGAAGCCATTGCAGTTGAAAG GTTTTGTCCCCGCTGATTCAAAGAAAGTGTCGGCACTGGAGACAGTTACTTTGGGAGTTCAAG ATGCGGAGGCTTCAAACGGAAACAACGAATCACATGAACCTTCCAAGTGA